From a region of the Clupea harengus chromosome 9, Ch_v2.0.2, whole genome shotgun sequence genome:
- the LOC105901367 gene encoding integrin alpha-V-like isoform X2: MEFKSRQWFGATVRSDGEHILACAPLYQWSTPEFSDRETVGTCYLKKGGKIVEYSPCRRKSHKPSGQGFCQAGFSANFVKNEKNRVVVGGPGSFYWQGQLISDDISEVLSRVNNLYITPYGNQLSTTEGSPLFDDSYLGYSLAVGDFDGDGQDDYLTGVPRGHKVVGYVTIFNGRNMESMANFTGTQMAAYFGHSVATADINNDGHLDVFAGAPLFMSRTSDDKLRELGQVSVYLGLAGFSFQQPVHLNGFEAYARFGSAIASLGDLDLDGYNDIAISAPYGGADEKGLVYVYNGQASGIGLVASQVLQGQWASTSTLSPSFGYSLQGATDIDQNGYPDLIVGVFGADKAVLYRARPVISTNLTLEINPQVLNLEDKTCQLPGTTTAVTCFKVKYCVQAKARYIKGLVELNVQVDVQLDWLKHKGTKRAQFLLNKTSKHTSNITVLLTNEPNCQQLEAFVIDDSNFRDKITPLSVFLDYRIDYDSAEDSTGLIPVLTQLSPTNASRQAHILLNCGDDNICKPDLRLTVKSDKKQMNIGDEHPLTLDVVAENLGEGAYEAELHVYIPPQADFIGTVRKEGQPRLSCAYRRENQTREVVCDLGNPMKSGTSLSTSLRFGVHHLSDQDTQVKFDLQIHSSNEFNGSSDLVSSITKLAVLARMEIRSASVPTQVILPIANWKPKDPPVTEDDIGPMVQHIYELRNNGPSVISKAVIDIHWPSSFSNGSLLYITAFDHEGNIQCRANTQINPLNLTSPRVESNDTVPGGGDNRGEARTRTRRDVTDKSADAAALRVILDCDTALCLQIKCEVGRLERGQRAIVLIKSRLAVSTFLKTETQNGLYSVVSSASFNVTEMPYKQLVTELPYNSTTTSTIVESLLTGQQLPVPAWIIALAILAGLLALALLIFIMYKCGFFKRSRPPQEDHEKEQLQPPESGEGNAET, translated from the exons ATGGAGTTTAAGTCCCGTCAGTGGTTTGGTGCTACCGTGCGTTCGGATGGCGAACACATACTG GCCTGTGCTCCTCTGTATCAGTGGTCTACCCCCGAGTTCTCTGACCGTGAGACTGTTGGAACCTGTTATCtcaagaaagggggaaagattGTTGAGTACTCGCCTTGTCGCAGAA AGTCGCATAAACCTAGTGGTCAAGGATTCTGCCAGGCTGGCTTCAGCGCAAACTTTGTGAAA AATGAGAAGAACAGAGTGGTGGTTGGAGGACCAGGTAGCTTCTACTGGCAAG GGCAGCTGATCTCTGATGACATTTCAGAAGTCCTTAGTAGGGTCAATAACCTGTACATCACACCATATGGGAACCAGCTTTCCACAACAGAGGGTAGTCCCCTTTTCGACGACAGTTACCTTG GATATTCTCTTGCAGTTGGTGATTTCGATGGTGATGGACAAGATG ACTACCTTACCGGGGTGCCCAGAGGACACAAAGTTGTTGGCTAT GTCACCATATTTAATGGAAGAAATATGGAGTCCATGGCAAACTTCACTGGAACACAG ATGGCAGCCTACTTTGGCCATTCCGTGGCAACGGCTGATATAAACAATGATGG acACCTGGACGTTTTCGCAGGAGCTCCCCTCTTTATGAGTCGAACCTCTGACGATAAACTCCGGGAGCTTGGACAGGTGTCTGTATATTTGGGCCTTGCCGGATTTTCTTTCCAGCAACCGGTCCACCTAAATGGCTTCGAAGCATATGCACGCTTCGGCAGCGCCATTGCCTCACTTGGTGATCTTGACCTCGATGGATACAATG ACATAGCCATCTCTGCTCCTTATGGAGGTGCTGATGAGAAGGgtttggtgtatgtgtataacgGGCAAGCCAGTGGCATAGGCTTGGTAGCCTCTCAGGTCCTGCAGGGCCAGTGGGCTTCAACATCCACACTTTCACCAAGCTTCGGCTACTCGCTGCAAGGAGCAACTGACATTGACCAAAATGGCTACCCAG ATTTGATAGTTGGAGTCTTTGGAGCTGATAAAGCAGTGTTGTACAG AGCTCGCCCCGTCATTTCCACAAATCTAACTTTGGAGATCAATCCTCAAGTCCTAAACTTAGAGGACAAGACCTGCCAGCTTCCTGGTACAACTACAGCTGTCACCTG tTTCAAGGTCAAGTACTGTGTGCAGGCCAAGGCCAGGTATATAAAGGGGCTTGTAGAATTAA ATGTGCAGGTTGATGTGCAGCTCGATTGGCTCAAACATAAGGGGACAAAGAGAGCTCAGTTTCTGCTCAACAAAACATCCAAGCACACAAGTAATATCACCGTGCTCCTCACCAACGAACCTAACTGTCAGCAACTGGAGGCCTTTGTCATT GATGATTCAAACTTCCGGGATAAGATCACGCCCCTCTCAGTCTTTTTGGATTATAGGATAGATTATGACAGTGCGGAAGACTCAACAGGACTCATACCTGTCCTTACCCAGCTCAGCCCAACCAATGCATCCAGACAG GCTCATATTTTACTGAACTGTGGAGATGATAACATTTGTAAACCAGATCTACGGTTGACTGTGAAAAG TGACAAGAAGCAGATGAATATAGGTGATGAGCACCCTCTGACTCTGGATGTCGTAGCTGAGAACCTGGGTGAAGGGGCGTACGAAGCAGAGCTTCACGTCTACATCCCCCCTCAGGCAGACTTTATTGGAACAGTCCGAAAGGAG GGCCAGCCTCGTCTGTCTTGTGCCTACAGACGGGAAAACCAGACcagggaggtggtgtgtgatCTCGGGAACCCCATGAAATCAGGAACTTCT CTGTCAACCAGCCTGCGGTTTGGTGTCCATCATCTGTCTGATCAGGACACTCAAGTGAAGTTTGATCTGCAGATCCACAG CTCCAATGAGTTCAATGGCAGCAGTGACTTGGTCTCCAGCATCACCAAACTGGCTGTTTTAGCTAGGATGGAAATACGCAG TGCATCAGTACCCACTCAGGTCATTCTTCCCATTGCAAACTGGAAACCTAAAGACCCACCAGTAACAGAAGATGACATTGGTCCAATGGTACAACATATATATGAG TTGCGTAACAATGGCCCAAGTGTGATCAGTAAGGCTGTGATAGATATACACTGGCCTTCTAGCTTCAGCAATGGAAGCCTGCTCTACATCACCGCATTTGACCATGAGGGGAACATACAGTGCCGTGCAAATACCCAGATTAACCCTCTGAACCTCACa AGTCCTCGTGTGGAGAGTAATGATACAGTCCCAGGTGGTGGAGACAACCGGGGAGAGGCACGGACGCGGACTCGCCGTGATGTCACAGACAAATCAGCAGATGCCGCAGCACTCCGGGTGATTTTG GATTGTGACACAGCATTGtgtttacaaataaaatgtgagGTGGGTCGTCTGGAAAGAGGACAGCGTGCCATTGTATTAATTAAATCACGACTCGCTGTCTCCACCTTCCTCAAG ACAGAAACTCAAAATGGGTTGTATAGTGTTGTTTCATCTGCCTCCTTCAACGTAACAGAGATGCCATATAAACAGCTGGTGACTGAGCTACCATACAACTCGACCACT ACAAGCACTATTGTGGAGTCACTGTTGACTGGTCAGCAGTTGCCAGTTCCTGCATGGATAATCGCGCTGGCTATTCTGGCAGGACTTCTAGCGCTGGCTCTGCTCATCTTCATCATGTACAAG TGTGGTTTCTTCAAGCGAAGCCGTCCCCCACAGGAAGACCATGAGAAAGAGCAGCTCCAGCCGCCAGAGAGTGGAGAAGGCAATGCAGAGACCTGA
- the LOC105901367 gene encoding integrin alpha-V-like isoform X1, translating into MGTLFVYLHTFLALLFQCLQSSAFNLDISNPLVHSGPPDSYFGFSVDFFRPDNQFNLLVGAPKSNTSVSAAVVERGAVYSCPWQIATKCQQIEFDNTDDRNNSLGMEFKSRQWFGATVRSDGEHILACAPLYQWSTPEFSDRETVGTCYLKKGGKIVEYSPCRRKSHKPSGQGFCQAGFSANFVKNEKNRVVVGGPGSFYWQGQLISDDISEVLSRVNNLYITPYGNQLSTTEGSPLFDDSYLGYSLAVGDFDGDGQDDYLTGVPRGHKVVGYVTIFNGRNMESMANFTGTQMAAYFGHSVATADINNDGHLDVFAGAPLFMSRTSDDKLRELGQVSVYLGLAGFSFQQPVHLNGFEAYARFGSAIASLGDLDLDGYNDIAISAPYGGADEKGLVYVYNGQASGIGLVASQVLQGQWASTSTLSPSFGYSLQGATDIDQNGYPDLIVGVFGADKAVLYRARPVISTNLTLEINPQVLNLEDKTCQLPGTTTAVTCFKVKYCVQAKARYIKGLVELNVQVDVQLDWLKHKGTKRAQFLLNKTSKHTSNITVLLTNEPNCQQLEAFVIDDSNFRDKITPLSVFLDYRIDYDSAEDSTGLIPVLTQLSPTNASRQAHILLNCGDDNICKPDLRLTVKSDKKQMNIGDEHPLTLDVVAENLGEGAYEAELHVYIPPQADFIGTVRKEGQPRLSCAYRRENQTREVVCDLGNPMKSGTSLSTSLRFGVHHLSDQDTQVKFDLQIHSSNEFNGSSDLVSSITKLAVLARMEIRSASVPTQVILPIANWKPKDPPVTEDDIGPMVQHIYELRNNGPSVISKAVIDIHWPSSFSNGSLLYITAFDHEGNIQCRANTQINPLNLTSPRVESNDTVPGGGDNRGEARTRTRRDVTDKSADAAALRVILDCDTALCLQIKCEVGRLERGQRAIVLIKSRLAVSTFLKTETQNGLYSVVSSASFNVTEMPYKQLVTELPYNSTTTSTIVESLLTGQQLPVPAWIIALAILAGLLALALLIFIMYKCGFFKRSRPPQEDHEKEQLQPPESGEGNAET; encoded by the exons TGGACATTTCCAACCCTTTAGTGCATTCGGGGCCACCTGATAGCTACTTTGGATTTTCAGTGGATTTCTTCAGACCGGATAACCA GTTTAACCTCCTTGTTGGAGCCCCGAAATCTAATACATCTGTATCAGCTGCTGTGGTGGAGCGTGGAGCTGTGTACAGCTGCCCTTGGCAAATTGCAACAAAGTGCCAGCAGATTGAATTTGACAACACAG ATGATCGTAACAATTCTCTGGGGATGGAGTTTAAGTCCCGTCAGTGGTTTGGTGCTACCGTGCGTTCGGATGGCGAACACATACTG GCCTGTGCTCCTCTGTATCAGTGGTCTACCCCCGAGTTCTCTGACCGTGAGACTGTTGGAACCTGTTATCtcaagaaagggggaaagattGTTGAGTACTCGCCTTGTCGCAGAA AGTCGCATAAACCTAGTGGTCAAGGATTCTGCCAGGCTGGCTTCAGCGCAAACTTTGTGAAA AATGAGAAGAACAGAGTGGTGGTTGGAGGACCAGGTAGCTTCTACTGGCAAG GGCAGCTGATCTCTGATGACATTTCAGAAGTCCTTAGTAGGGTCAATAACCTGTACATCACACCATATGGGAACCAGCTTTCCACAACAGAGGGTAGTCCCCTTTTCGACGACAGTTACCTTG GATATTCTCTTGCAGTTGGTGATTTCGATGGTGATGGACAAGATG ACTACCTTACCGGGGTGCCCAGAGGACACAAAGTTGTTGGCTAT GTCACCATATTTAATGGAAGAAATATGGAGTCCATGGCAAACTTCACTGGAACACAG ATGGCAGCCTACTTTGGCCATTCCGTGGCAACGGCTGATATAAACAATGATGG acACCTGGACGTTTTCGCAGGAGCTCCCCTCTTTATGAGTCGAACCTCTGACGATAAACTCCGGGAGCTTGGACAGGTGTCTGTATATTTGGGCCTTGCCGGATTTTCTTTCCAGCAACCGGTCCACCTAAATGGCTTCGAAGCATATGCACGCTTCGGCAGCGCCATTGCCTCACTTGGTGATCTTGACCTCGATGGATACAATG ACATAGCCATCTCTGCTCCTTATGGAGGTGCTGATGAGAAGGgtttggtgtatgtgtataacgGGCAAGCCAGTGGCATAGGCTTGGTAGCCTCTCAGGTCCTGCAGGGCCAGTGGGCTTCAACATCCACACTTTCACCAAGCTTCGGCTACTCGCTGCAAGGAGCAACTGACATTGACCAAAATGGCTACCCAG ATTTGATAGTTGGAGTCTTTGGAGCTGATAAAGCAGTGTTGTACAG AGCTCGCCCCGTCATTTCCACAAATCTAACTTTGGAGATCAATCCTCAAGTCCTAAACTTAGAGGACAAGACCTGCCAGCTTCCTGGTACAACTACAGCTGTCACCTG tTTCAAGGTCAAGTACTGTGTGCAGGCCAAGGCCAGGTATATAAAGGGGCTTGTAGAATTAA ATGTGCAGGTTGATGTGCAGCTCGATTGGCTCAAACATAAGGGGACAAAGAGAGCTCAGTTTCTGCTCAACAAAACATCCAAGCACACAAGTAATATCACCGTGCTCCTCACCAACGAACCTAACTGTCAGCAACTGGAGGCCTTTGTCATT GATGATTCAAACTTCCGGGATAAGATCACGCCCCTCTCAGTCTTTTTGGATTATAGGATAGATTATGACAGTGCGGAAGACTCAACAGGACTCATACCTGTCCTTACCCAGCTCAGCCCAACCAATGCATCCAGACAG GCTCATATTTTACTGAACTGTGGAGATGATAACATTTGTAAACCAGATCTACGGTTGACTGTGAAAAG TGACAAGAAGCAGATGAATATAGGTGATGAGCACCCTCTGACTCTGGATGTCGTAGCTGAGAACCTGGGTGAAGGGGCGTACGAAGCAGAGCTTCACGTCTACATCCCCCCTCAGGCAGACTTTATTGGAACAGTCCGAAAGGAG GGCCAGCCTCGTCTGTCTTGTGCCTACAGACGGGAAAACCAGACcagggaggtggtgtgtgatCTCGGGAACCCCATGAAATCAGGAACTTCT CTGTCAACCAGCCTGCGGTTTGGTGTCCATCATCTGTCTGATCAGGACACTCAAGTGAAGTTTGATCTGCAGATCCACAG CTCCAATGAGTTCAATGGCAGCAGTGACTTGGTCTCCAGCATCACCAAACTGGCTGTTTTAGCTAGGATGGAAATACGCAG TGCATCAGTACCCACTCAGGTCATTCTTCCCATTGCAAACTGGAAACCTAAAGACCCACCAGTAACAGAAGATGACATTGGTCCAATGGTACAACATATATATGAG TTGCGTAACAATGGCCCAAGTGTGATCAGTAAGGCTGTGATAGATATACACTGGCCTTCTAGCTTCAGCAATGGAAGCCTGCTCTACATCACCGCATTTGACCATGAGGGGAACATACAGTGCCGTGCAAATACCCAGATTAACCCTCTGAACCTCACa AGTCCTCGTGTGGAGAGTAATGATACAGTCCCAGGTGGTGGAGACAACCGGGGAGAGGCACGGACGCGGACTCGCCGTGATGTCACAGACAAATCAGCAGATGCCGCAGCACTCCGGGTGATTTTG GATTGTGACACAGCATTGtgtttacaaataaaatgtgagGTGGGTCGTCTGGAAAGAGGACAGCGTGCCATTGTATTAATTAAATCACGACTCGCTGTCTCCACCTTCCTCAAG ACAGAAACTCAAAATGGGTTGTATAGTGTTGTTTCATCTGCCTCCTTCAACGTAACAGAGATGCCATATAAACAGCTGGTGACTGAGCTACCATACAACTCGACCACT ACAAGCACTATTGTGGAGTCACTGTTGACTGGTCAGCAGTTGCCAGTTCCTGCATGGATAATCGCGCTGGCTATTCTGGCAGGACTTCTAGCGCTGGCTCTGCTCATCTTCATCATGTACAAG TGTGGTTTCTTCAAGCGAAGCCGTCCCCCACAGGAAGACCATGAGAAAGAGCAGCTCCAGCCGCCAGAGAGTGGAGAAGGCAATGCAGAGACCTGA